A segment of the Litoribacterium kuwaitense genome:
AAAGATATGTTTGTAAAGTGAGGTGAAAAGCAATGTTGGTCAACAAAGCATACAAATTTCGTATTTACCCAAACAAAGAACAAGAAATCTTAATCGCAAAGACGATTGGTTG
Coding sequences within it:
- a CDS encoding helix-turn-helix domain-containing protein, whose amino-acid sequence is MLVNKAYKFRIYPNKEQEILIAKTIG